Proteins encoded together in one Dehalococcoidia bacterium window:
- the fsa gene encoding fructose-6-phosphate aldolase, with the protein MHLFLDTANIDEIRRGASMGVISGVTTNPSLVAKEGRSDLKSALLEIASVVNGPISIEVIAQDLEGMIGEAREIATWHPNVVVKIPVTAMGLEAISILSREGIKINMTLTFSVNQALLGALAGATYISPFVGRLDDEGHDGMAMVAEVAQIFKHYGLGTKVLAASIRHPLHVIAAAKAGADIATIPYKVLTQMVHHPLTDVGIVRFNEDWQRLVRSR; encoded by the coding sequence ATGCACCTCTTCCTGGACACAGCTAACATTGATGAAATCCGCCGCGGCGCCAGCATGGGCGTCATCAGCGGAGTTACCACAAATCCCTCCCTCGTCGCTAAAGAAGGCCGTTCTGACCTCAAGTCCGCGCTCCTCGAAATAGCCTCTGTCGTCAATGGGCCTATCTCCATAGAAGTGATCGCCCAAGACCTTGAAGGCATGATAGGGGAAGCCCGAGAGATAGCGACGTGGCATCCCAACGTAGTGGTCAAGATACCGGTGACAGCTATGGGGCTGGAAGCTATTTCCATCCTCTCGCGCGAGGGCATCAAGATTAATATGACCCTGACCTTCTCCGTCAACCAGGCGCTGCTTGGCGCGCTGGCGGGCGCAACGTACATCAGCCCCTTCGTGGGTCGCCTGGACGACGAAGGACACGACGGGATGGCAATGGTCGCGGAGGTTGCCCAGATATTCAAGCACTATGGACTGGGGACGAAGGTCCTGGCGGCAAGCATCCGGCATCCGCTCCACGTTATCGCGGCGGCCAAGGCGGGAGCGGACATAGCTACCATCCCCTACAAAGTCCTTACCCAGATGGTCCACCACCCGCTGACCGATGTGGGTATTGTGCGCTTCAACGAAGACTGGCAGCGGCTGGTCCGGTCTCGGTAG
- a CDS encoding CTP synthase produces the protein MTKYLFVTGGVVSSVGKGVTVASLGRLLKSRGISVSVQKLDPYLNVDPGTMSPYQHGEVFVTADGAETDLDLGHYERFIDVNLTHLSNVTAGGIYRSVIEKERRGDYLGGTIQVVPHVTNEIKERIKGLARESQADVVVVEVGGTVGDIEGLPFLEAIRQMRGDVGRDNVLYIHVTLLPYISTTGELKTKPTQHSVKELRSLGIQPDVIVLRSDHPVAEDVKTKIALFCDVERKAVVPLLTAQTVYEVPVILEDAGLGDFVCDALSLKASARDMTEWRAMVQRIKAPKEPLEIAIVGKYVELPDAYMSVREALRHAGLYHNRDIQVRWVHSEEVERTGPESHLRSVSGIVVPGGFGPRGIEGKIQAIHYARENKVPYLGLCLGMQLMVIEYARDVLNLKGANSTEFNEKTPYPVIDLMPEQRSIREKGGTMRLGTYPCHMTPETWAYRAYGEPVVHERHRHRFELNNAYREALEKAGLIVGGQSPDHRLVEIMEVTGHPFMVGVQFHPEFLSRPNRPQPLFREFVGMAKSVVREGGQPRLPLEAANPVLIVPGLDRAVRPVLE, from the coding sequence ATGACCAAGTACCTCTTTGTGACGGGTGGCGTCGTAAGCTCCGTGGGCAAGGGCGTCACCGTCGCATCCCTGGGACGGCTCCTGAAAAGTCGTGGCATCTCTGTCTCCGTTCAAAAGCTCGATCCCTACCTCAACGTTGATCCAGGCACCATGTCCCCCTATCAACACGGCGAGGTGTTTGTCACCGCCGACGGGGCGGAGACGGACCTGGACCTGGGCCACTACGAGCGCTTTATTGACGTGAACCTCACCCATCTGTCCAACGTGACTGCGGGCGGCATCTACCGCTCCGTCATCGAGAAGGAGCGGCGCGGCGACTATCTGGGAGGCACTATTCAGGTCGTGCCGCACGTGACCAACGAGATAAAGGAGCGCATAAAGGGGCTCGCTCGGGAGAGCCAGGCGGACGTGGTGGTGGTGGAAGTGGGTGGCACCGTCGGCGACATTGAGGGGTTGCCCTTCTTGGAAGCCATACGGCAGATGCGGGGTGATGTGGGCCGCGACAACGTCCTCTATATTCACGTGACGCTTCTGCCGTATATCTCCACGACCGGCGAGCTCAAGACGAAGCCCACCCAGCACAGCGTCAAAGAGCTACGCAGCCTGGGCATCCAGCCGGACGTCATCGTCCTGCGCAGCGATCACCCCGTGGCTGAGGATGTCAAGACGAAGATAGCCCTGTTCTGCGATGTGGAAAGGAAAGCGGTGGTACCTCTCCTGACAGCACAGACGGTCTATGAGGTGCCCGTCATCCTGGAGGACGCGGGCCTGGGCGACTTCGTCTGCGATGCGCTCAGCCTCAAGGCCAGCGCCCGCGATATGACCGAGTGGCGGGCAATGGTGCAGCGCATCAAGGCGCCGAAGGAGCCGCTGGAGATCGCCATCGTCGGCAAGTACGTGGAGCTGCCGGACGCCTATATGTCCGTGCGAGAAGCCCTCCGCCACGCCGGGCTTTACCACAACAGAGATATTCAGGTACGCTGGGTCCATTCCGAAGAGGTGGAACGCACCGGGCCGGAGAGTCACCTGCGGTCGGTGAGCGGCATCGTCGTGCCGGGCGGGTTCGGCCCGCGTGGCATCGAGGGGAAAATTCAGGCAATCCACTACGCCCGCGAGAACAAAGTGCCGTACTTGGGACTTTGCCTTGGCATGCAGCTCATGGTGATTGAATATGCGCGGGACGTCCTCAACCTGAAGGGCGCCAACTCCACGGAGTTCAACGAGAAGACGCCCTATCCCGTCATTGACCTGATGCCGGAGCAGCGGAGTATTCGGGAAAAGGGTGGGACAATGCGTCTGGGCACGTACCCCTGCCACATGACGCCCGAGACATGGGCCTACAGGGCCTACGGCGAGCCCGTGGTGCATGAGCGCCACCGCCATCGCTTTGAGTTGAACAACGCCTACCGGGAAGCGCTGGAGAAAGCGGGCCTCATTGTCGGGGGCCAGTCGCCGGACCACCGGCTGGTGGAAATCATGGAGGTGACGGGTCATCCCTTCATGGTGGGCGTGCAGTTCCATCCCGAGTTCCTGTCCCGACCCAACAGGCCTCAGCCGTTATTCCGAGAGTTTGTTGGAATGGCGAAGAGCGTTGTTCGTGAAGGCGGGCAGCCGCGACTACCCCTGGAAGCAGCGAACCCCGTCCTGATAGTGCCGGGGCTGGACAGAGCCGTCCGTCCTGTGCTAGAATAG
- the rho gene encoding transcription termination factor Rho, translating to MQNEIGAQDMETKSREELAEIARELGIQGYATLKKEDLIYRLTQHVRTEQPPAVAAPPNQLTRGGVLEIVDEGYGFLRTDGLRPGIHDVYVSQSQIRRFGLRTGDSVTGQVRPPKEGEKYFGLLRVEAVNSLDPEQARSRAYFDGLTPIFPRVHLRLETTQQNISQRMIDLVSPIGRGQRGLIVSPPKAGKTMLLKHIADGIITNHPDNVHLMIALIGERPEEVTDWKRTVPAAEVFSSTFDEPVEDHTRVAELALERAKRLVESRKDVVILLDSITRLTRAYNLVMPSSGRTLSGGIDPVALYPPKHFFGAARNVEEGGSLTIIGTCLVDTGSRMDEVIYEEFKGTGNMELHLDRKLADKRIFPAIDIQRSGTRREELLLEEGVLQKVWLLRRMVVVIGQDAMHPTEAAERVVARMAKTANNAEFLATLGKAEV from the coding sequence ATGCAGAATGAGATAGGCGCCCAGGACATGGAAACCAAGTCCCGAGAGGAACTGGCGGAGATCGCCAGGGAGCTTGGGATTCAGGGCTACGCCACCCTCAAAAAAGAAGACTTGATCTACCGGCTGACCCAGCACGTCCGCACGGAGCAGCCGCCCGCGGTGGCCGCGCCTCCAAACCAGCTCACCCGCGGAGGCGTGCTGGAGATTGTGGACGAAGGCTACGGTTTCCTGCGGACCGACGGGCTGCGTCCCGGCATCCACGATGTCTATGTCTCGCAGTCGCAAATCCGCCGGTTCGGCCTGCGCACGGGGGACAGCGTCACCGGCCAGGTGCGTCCGCCGAAGGAGGGGGAGAAGTACTTCGGCCTCCTGAGGGTGGAAGCGGTCAACAGCCTGGACCCGGAGCAGGCGCGCAGCCGCGCCTACTTCGACGGCCTCACCCCCATTTTCCCGCGCGTTCACCTCAGGCTGGAGACTACCCAGCAGAACATCTCACAGCGCATGATAGACCTGGTCTCTCCCATTGGCCGGGGCCAGCGCGGCCTGATCGTCTCTCCGCCCAAAGCGGGCAAGACCATGCTCCTCAAGCACATCGCCGATGGCATCATCACGAACCACCCTGACAACGTGCACCTCATGATCGCGCTCATCGGCGAGCGTCCCGAGGAAGTGACCGACTGGAAGCGCACCGTCCCCGCGGCGGAGGTGTTCAGCTCCACGTTCGACGAGCCTGTCGAGGACCATACACGCGTCGCGGAGCTGGCCCTGGAGCGCGCCAAGCGCCTGGTGGAGAGCCGGAAGGACGTGGTCATCCTTCTGGACAGCATCACGCGGCTGACCCGCGCCTATAACCTGGTCATGCCGTCCTCCGGGCGCACCCTGTCCGGCGGCATTGACCCTGTCGCCCTGTACCCGCCCAAGCACTTCTTCGGCGCGGCGCGGAACGTGGAGGAGGGTGGGAGCCTCACCATCATCGGCACATGTCTGGTTGACACCGGCAGCCGCATGGACGAGGTCATCTACGAGGAGTTCAAGGGCACGGGCAACATGGAGCTTCACCTGGACCGCAAGCTGGCGGACAAGCGCATCTTCCCAGCCATAGACATCCAGCGCAGCGGTACGCGACGTGAGGAGTTGCTTCTGGAGGAGGGCGTGCTGCAGAAGGTGTGGCTATTGCGCCGCATGGTGGTTGTCATCGGCCAGGACGCCATGCATCCCACGGAAGCGGCGGAGCGCGTCGTTGCGCGCATGGCCAAGACCGCCAACAACGCGGAGTTCCTCGCGACCCTGGGCAAAGCCGAGGTGTAA